CAAAGTTGTTTCACGATAAGAGAATAGCTCAGAAGCATTTTTCGGTAGGacaaaaagttttactttataactcCGTGTTAAAGTTATTCTCGGGTAAGCTTCGATCACGATGGCAAGGATATTTTATTGTTACTAAAGTGTTCACACATGGAGCGATTGAAATAGAGAGTGAAGAATCTGGAAAGCGGTTCGTAGTCAATGGCCAGCGGTTGAAGccattttatgataattttcaAGCCCACACGGTTAAGAAAAACTATTTGGAACCACCATAGAACCAATAACGgcgtcgagctaacgacgttaaacaagcgtttgttgggaggcaacccaatttttattttattttatttattattattattctttactttatttattactttattttattatttattacttatttggatattaatcaatttttcttcttttgtttagaaaaaaaaatgaagcaaaccGTTAAGCAACACTTAAAGCGCATTAAGGCCTGACTTGAAACCTTTGGCCAGCAACTGGCCAAGCTCATTGCCATCATTTGTGATCACATGGggagtttttctaaacttttctacctatttatttcttttcgtccacattgaggacaatgtgcttTCGAGGGGAGGTACTCTTCGTTATTACTATCATTTTCTCATTGTGATTTTGGTTATTGTTCTTTATTCtttgtgattatttttggtGGTGTTGTTGCTTGAGGCTTTATTttgtccatatttattttttggaatcTCCGCCTCTTTTCATGCCCAAGATTTTTACCAAGAATTGCCTCTTGTTTGATCTACAAGCATGATTCTTGTTTTTCgagaaaattacaatttttcataattgatgccatctcctttgttttatttttattagagtaaaaataattgtgattcataaagttaactttatcttgcttttcgtaaaattgatcaagtttaaatacaaagtggacacttaatatgtttgcatgctaaaatatgttgatGACTATTAAGGTAATTACTAAAACTTATTTTGAcacttgattattattatttttctctaaagtcctcaaaaaagttattattaatgTCATTTAATGTTTCCGTGGTTATGAGTGCGACTTAAAAACGTGGATCGATCGAAGTAAAggggtagggtgcttgggttgtcatcctatttcgcgtcaaaaggttgtgTGACGTGTTAGATAAAACTCCGCTAAGCGGAATTAATCTTTAAGAACATGTTAATGAGTAAAAGGGTGGGGTGCTTGGATGTCATCTCTCTTCGTGTCAAAAGGTTCgatgtgttcttaagaaaaaaatataataaattaggagtCTGCTGGGTtgagtaaccggggtggggtgcttggctgtcatctctcttcgcgtcaaaaggttcagtatatccctaaagtaaaaaaaaaagaaaaaaaaagaaaaaaataataatttggggactaaaggaggaaacaaatagggtgtcttggtaggtttggtaatttacctaattttcattaaataattcaagttgATTCTAATTTTTGCGTGTATTAATTGGAAAtctttttctgttttacttaaagcaagtttagggttctctttatttttcatatgcatttttgactgatttttataaaactttggagtcgtatttcttttatggcagaatctaactttcacagtagataggaaccatacttgagggcaaacatgggctaagtaggggggatttgataacactctagaataacgtatttttatgtattaattatgtatttattctgagtatgatcctgctaatttgagctatttatgatcttttatctcatagggactaaatttgaggcaaaagtgaaattaagggccaaaagcgtgaatttagagataaaatgggccaatgtgcgacacaaggaaaagttggtgccaaaagtgcaagcatggaggacacaagggttgaaatgcaaaaagaagagattttattttattaaactctattttaattatattaggataattaatattgagataattattaaggattatttttaggattttattttatctttatttatcttcaattaaatgtatttatcttttaggaatttaagtagaattagaatatctcccctagcactataaatagggggtgaagcgACTCAAAAGGGGatctcatctttttctttttctgtaaacactctctccccaaaagtctaggcttttgttcttttcaataaaatctttatttttattttatttattttcttttctaccacaaccatgagtcactaaacccatctagccgaaggttgtcaaaaatccccaaaaaggttcttgaggcttagaatccgtacttagccttcttgctgagtattcatcgtttctccgcactacggggctgacgcttTCGTCCaagtcccttaagaagtaagtttttcaacatatgcaaaggcggccgctttgtatgttttgagaaggttgcacagtcggttcgttagcttactgtgtcagaggttggcgagcccaagagacaaaatggcgtgggattcgccattgagaagcgttgatctagcataagacgatctcacagaagcgattgttagctagagtcaggttccatcaaatcgtaagtctaaatcattggagctgatggtcgtaggcgtcctcttccactataattgGCTTATttggtttgggaaggatcatctaaaagccgaggattgaacccaaggcggaacgagacaactggaggctggaatctcccataagaattttctttctcttaactttatttttaatttctcgaattttcaattcaatatttttaattctgtttttattttatttttcgtttctagatccaacaatttaattctgctattgtttttatttttttcaggaaCGCAGGTTGTCTTGGGCAAGACTCTGCTTGGGATAtcacggaacaagatattttgcaagtccagtccctgaggatttgaccctacttcccttttactattcttttcattatttattagggataggatatttttggtgctttcaacgaccacatcattaaatttttgttagaaaattttatcgtttcgatagttaattaattaaaaagaactaaattgaaaaaaaatgcataacttgctaaagtgattaaatagcataaatggtaaataagggaGGACTAAAAGGGCAATTAGACACTCAAGGAATGGCTGAGGCGACATAAGTAGAAAAAACTCTAGGAATTAGGtgatttaagggaaaaattgtaaattttttgaaattaacctTTCTAGGctattcttcttctaatttttagtCCAAAAATGACATTGAAGGTTTtctaagctggtttttcatatttttgcatcaTGTGAGTTCCATTCTTGCtcttttattgtaatttttgtgtttttaagatttttacaaTTATGTCCAACTATCTATTTCATTAGGTTATGattctatgggtaattttgaaagttaccattgatgagtgctggatgtttataatgaattaacatggattttaagttttaattttgttatattatgattttatcaagtaatttcaatagaaattgattttaggaccaaattgtgaaaagattaaatcttattgTTTGGTATTAAAGTATGTTTATTAAAGGCTGTGTAAAagcttataatatttagataaagtgttaattgagaaaaattagctcatttgatgagttaattggtgagcgactaatttgtaaaaactgtaaaagttagagtaattgtgtaatttcaaaatttgaagggtataaattgtgaagtggactgaaattgaaatatatgctaatgaaattaaaattttacattctagATCAAGAGCTCGTAGATCAatgagaaaaagggaaattagctGAGTAGCCTCTGAACTGATACTAATTTTATAATccaacccaggtaagttcatatggttaaactttcatgattatttgttaatttaggaatggtataatgtatttattcatatttttttgaaattaagattattgtaaaagtatgaaaattaaattgaatgtttaaaatgagTAGAACGTAGGATTGAGTACAATCTTTTCGTGGTAAagaatgaattgacggataagaccatggttggaccatataaatgtttaaatgtaagaccatagctgggctatggtattttaatgaaaaggccataactgggttatggcacctTGAACGtcagaccatggttggaccatgacagtatatatatatgtaagaccagagttgggctatggcattctaatgataagaccataactcacttatggcactacaaatgtaagaccatggcaaggccatggcaatgcatgtgtaagaccatagttagactatgacacaaaaagaacgatgtactcatatccgtaagccgTTCTTCGATTCAGAAAGAAATGGTAAAAGATTATGTGactgaattgaaagatttatagattattattgatattgatctgaaggaagtgtgtttattgattatattgtaattGACAtggaaaaatgtatgatttatttacaatttaatttattatattaagttcggttagatcaatgtttaacctattgaacttactaagctccaCCAAGCTTACTCatgttgtttaatgttcttgtagattAATGTGTAGTCGGAAGATCGAatcaacacatcaagctacactatccagtttaatccggtagtttttgaaatgtaaattttggtttatatggcatgtatagagttgAAATGGCAATGATATAATCCGAAATGTGgttgtgaatgatatatatattgtatgtaTGTTTATGTAACTAGTAGTAGATTTTGATAAACCAATGAGATGGATTAAATAGGTAAGTTTAAGTATTTGAGTATTTAAGATGTATGTCATGCTTAAAACGTGATATTTGGTTTGGGTTAATTGCTTGTTTGGGATGTATCAAGGTATTAAAATGTTGTGTATAGGGTGATATCataatgggtgagaaaagtggccttaacatgacctattttcgtccacacggacagagacacgggcgtgtgtctgagccgtgtgtgacacaaggcctggcacatgggcatgtagtctggccatgtgtcccctacaccttgaatttcaaaacagaatacCTAGGTTTTTACACAAGGCCTAACACACGGACGTGTGGTTGGCCAtgtaacccaagtcagagagttacaagggtaaggacacgggctgggacacggccatgtgcctcaTATAAAATGTGCACACGGCCTAAGGCACGcacaggcgtgtgtcccctgcttttaagaatttttttgagattttagaaaaaattccCTGAGTACCCGGTTTAATCCCGATTCACTTTTAAGGTGAATATTGGGCCTCGAGGGTCCatctaagggacaatatgagtgttatatgattgattcttaatatgtgtaacaaagGTTGAGAAATGTCCGTATTTAATTCGTAAAgttcggtaatgcttcgtaaccttgTTTTGGTGACAGATAAGTTGAAACATTAACAAAGTTCCTTAGGGGTTCGTCTTCCTATTGATTAATTGACATTAGGTGCTTTAGAGATTGCTGCAAAGTTTTATTATCTAGGAATCTAGTAATAACTAACTCTATGAACTACTTGAAGTTGGAGATAGAGTGTTGTAGGAGTGCTAAGTACCAAACCTGAGCAAAGTCTTTTAGAGTAATCGAAAATACTCTATACCTCACTTCATCAGCAACACCCCTTGCCAAACTTTTGGATCTCTGCACTCGTCATACAACATCTTGAGGTAATTTGAACATCGAGGAGGCATGATGTCAAAGTTGTAATACCCCTTACCCACCCGATCGTTGGGTTCGAGCTATAGGATGCCATATCCATTTTCGGAGTAACTATCGTCAAATATACTGTAAATACATCATTCAAACATATGTTCATATCTTAACCACATTCATAATATGATACACAATTAAATTTGAGACTTAATCAAGCTTATAGAAGCTTTTTTGTTGACCCGAGCATGAAATAAGACACAATtgtaaagttttgaaattttagggtCAATGTTGTGATGTTGCCAAAAATTTTATCACATCAAGACGTTAGGTCACTAGACATTGCGACGTCctgtttttggtaaaattttaggccacTTGGTACCTATTTTATGTCTACTTTACAAACTTCACATTCAGTACATACTTACACAACTTTACCTGGACAAAAATCATCCCAAACACATGCCAAAACATGTATAAACATCCACAATCATCTTTACATCAACTATACTACCAATTCAACCattaaacataacattccaGTACCATGGCATTCAAACCAATCCATTTGGAAATTACCAAGCatttacttatatcaaagctTCTCAAAACATGCCAATTTACATTCAAAAGGGCCATTTCAAATGCTTCATACTCATACTGTAAAAGCCCGTTTtctagtggtgtcgaaaataatagtttcggggccaccaaatctgacgagtaagttcataaatattattatttaatatttacaagtcaaatgtgatttttataaaggtttttgatttgataatttacgttatataagtgatttattaagtttaaatggttttagaaaataaggtatcgggaccttgtttttataaattgagccgtaaatatttttataaaatttacggagtgtcattaaggtggtattaaagttttgttaagaaattttaacgcttcaatggttaattaattaaaatgatcaaattaaaaaagtgCAATCCTGGACTCGTTCCCAAAAATaggacttgtaaatatttatataaatatttacgaaccTAGTTGTGTATTTAATTGGGTTTCGATTAAGTGAATTTGCTTgatttaaaagtaattaggtataaggactaaattgcatataggtgaaagttgaattatagattaaagaaaagtaaaaggactaaataagtaattataccatttctcataaatgaggcggcataagggtttattattaaaaaaattaaagttaaaatatatattataatattatatcttaatgtttaagtatatatattatatatattgtattatataataataaaacaaggaaataatagaaaaagagatagagaaagaaacaaagaagcaAAAACGAAgcaggagaaaaagaaagaaaggagaaaactAGCGTTTCAaagttccaagttcaattggttagtcagtttagtccctttttctttttctttttatatttttggaatctcggtattaaatactacccgacccatgtcaaaattttagaaattattgagtttttaaatgttgttaatgtttaataattttagtattagggattaaattgatagattttaagttagaagtgaaaaggattgaattgtagaataaattgtaaattttgagtaatagggactaaattgtgaaaaattaaaatttagggatttaagtgaagttagagagttaaatctagtttaaagtggaaattgaatgaaaatatagaattgattgtgaagaaataaaattagtctcggtttaaggactaaattggaatttagacaaatgttgagtaaaaactgaaatatgcaatatgaaattgaattgtattgtattgatgaattttaattgttttaattttgtagctaacgtcgtaccagAATCCTCGACtcaaaagggaaaagataaagtcgacgaggaatagcgtggaatttctggtttgtatttctataatccgaatttagttgttaattgttataattcaatttaatgtatatggtaagtgttgatgtgagaattattttgttttgcaattgaaatggattgatttagtatgtgatgaatttattgaatttatattgattgaattggtatatatattgaatatattgattatttgaattgaaatgagtATTGGTTGTATTtaaaaagtgaattgaaaccctattaactgtatcgggctaagtcggatatagatggcatgccataggattggaagagttcagggatttttTCGACTTcaagtcgatgagacactgggtgttaatttactacttcggattaattcgatgaggcactgggtgccaatttacttcaaTTTAACCGAtaagacactgggtgtcaaattattatttCGAATTATTCGATGAGGCaatgggtgccaaactggtgtgttttggttgggtCCGTGTATCTGTTCGAGTCTGAGtagtgttaataggggtaaatgaataataaaattttataattgatattgaactggtatggtatgagaaatagaagtgaaatagtgaattgaaaatagaatgtgaaatatgttgcaaatatatggaatatatgagttatatactcatcaaataactatggaatggatattgtaattgtataatgaaatgtgaaataatttgtgaaaagctatttatatagaatgtatgagaattgagatatttgtgaaacaaatgaaatatgatatggttgttctaataattaaaaattaatatgtgtttttatttcaattgtatatttgtaatttcttatctttaaatatttgaattatagaaataccactgagtttataCTCAGCGTACAGTTTTATTTCCCATGCGCAAGTTATGTGCTTAACTTTTGATCaccgattcagcatccaacaatgatcccgaactcaaatgtggtgatgtttatcctttgtgtcggcatgtacctagggtgtctaaataatagttattttgtggtttgattgtaaatgaggttataagtttaattttggttggttttatacatataaatatgtgtttgtttttgaagtcatattatggcatgataaattgaactaaatctagaTAGGTGGATATGAATGTAATTctatgtttaagtgctcatgaactaggaaatttgatttggatttggtatgcttataatttggattaaaatgattcTTTGAcgacttgttttgatgatatgaaatgtttgaaatttttgtctgTTTTATTtgtaaactccagtaatgctccgtaacccaaTTCTGGTGAGGGATatgggttgggggtgttacacataCTAAAACATTTACCAAATCATACCATTTTCAACTAAACCTTTACATTGCTAAAATCAAGGACTGGAAGGGTTTGAAACTAAACTATCATCCAAGATCCAAGAAATACTTAACACTTATATTCATGCCACAAGAACAAGGTTCAAAACAATTGAAAGAATACCGAATCAATAATGCGGTAGTGTGAGCTTTTCGTTGATCTGCTAGACACGTTTTGTAAGTTGGTAATCTATAAAGAAAAAAGGGAGACAACGGAATAAGCATATTGAATGCTTAATAAgtccataaaaaaattatttaacttaccttgacattacaacaaattaagtaattaaaacacATTGGTATATAACATGGAATCCTTTGGCATTCTTATACTTTCATATGAAATTCAACCATACAACTAACAGGTTAGTTCATCTGCATAACAAGAACTTATAACtcaaattatatacatatacgacAAATTCCATCTTATATCATATACgattcaattcatattcaatttaaaatcataagtAATTCAATTCATGTTCAACcacttcatttccatttagtTATCATTTTCTGGCTCGAGAGAACCTTAGTAACCGAAATCGGATAGACGGGACTATagtgctcacacaagctgataGTTATCAcggttgctcacacaagctgacaatTATGaatttgctcacacaagctgaagTCGTATTGAGGTTACTAGTCTAGGATAAACCAACGATACATATAAACtaagaatctgcaacaaatgctggatCTCATATAACCATGTAAATCCCTGATCGTATTTGAtcctaatggcatgtcatatGTATCTTAACCATTTACTAAATTCACACGGGCTTTATTATTGtaatcatatcaattcaatCCCTGTTacaacatatacatatcatgtCAATCttataaacatttcatatacattttGGTAGCTCGTACCTATTCACAATTGCCATATATTTCAtacttcacaatttagtccaattgaTGCAAAAATCACTAATATCACATTTATAtaaactaataagaaaaataaacaattcaaacataacatgaaacaaaatagaaagttccatatgaacttaccttgaaAAACAACAAACGAACAATTCTTTAAGgacaaataaacaattttaccttttcctcgattatctttgatttggtttaattcatgatctatacaataatttagctcaatttatcaattaaaacatCTTATAACATCCTATTATATGCAAGAATcagtttaatttcattttataaatgccctaaaattttacattttattcaatttagtccctaaaaccaaaattacaacatctttcaaatttgagatttttgatTTCTAAACCAATCTCAATTACATCTTTTAGGACCCTAATTatctaaaattatagaaatttcacatcaattttgaaatctatacactttagtccttatgttAACAAACTAGCAATTTACACTTtgcaatctagtcctttttcactTGTAAGcctaaaatttgtcaattttgtaaatatataagtTGGTACATGAGCTAGCTAAATCTCATgacttcaaaaatataaaaattacaagaaaatgactaaattgaactaaccTATTAAGGACCAAAAGTTGAAATGCTTAAACCCTATTTTCTCCTCTTTGCTTcgtgaaaaagaagaagatgagaaaatgttttgttttcattttatttttttcttttatacttaTAACTAAATCAAtgaatcttaattaattaataaaaacttaattaatcaatatttaaggataattaacaaaattggTGGATGCTAATTTTCATCCACCACCGTTTGGCCATATAAAAATGGTCCAATTGCTCATTTGGTCCttcaactaattaaaaattcatagcgataaacttttacaacttttacaatttagtcattataccttaattaactattattttgacaaaattaagggaccaaaatttaataaaatctaataccaaccttgtaaatttaaatattaatatttacaaactcaaaCATCGGAAATGGGGTTCTGAAACTGccatttttgacaccactgaagaACGGGATATTACAAGAGTATTTTTAGAGTCAAAAGCTCGTTTGTATAGTTTCTAGGCAAACCAGATAACTCTTCCCTCTTGAAATCTTGCACCTCTTTCCTCAATTGTtgtattttctctttaaaaataTCTTCATCATACTACTGGCTTTGGCTTCTGTGATGGTTTACAAGGTCACCATCGCTTCAGGCACTATGTTGTTGCCTGTGTATAGAATGGGTCGTCTCATCTTCTTATTTTTAGGGATCCAGCCTTTGAGCCTCCCTAGTTTCTTTTAACTCATCGATagtctttttgtttctttcattcCTCAAGTCCATCTGCCTTTATTTTTCTAGTTGCTCTTGAAAAAACTTATGTTGTTCTTGGTACATTCTTTGTTAGGAAGACAATTGTTCTTCAAgtgctttcatattttattacatctCTTTAAACAACTGAGACCTCAACAAGggattttgagaattttgatcgAGTAAAAGGCCACTAGCATAGCTCTAAAGGTTACAGTTATAGTACCATTGTTGGTAAGGGTTGAACTGTGCATGTTGACATTCTTGAATAGCTTATGTGGTGCTTGCTTGGGGCTAGCCATGACCAGTATTTCTCAAAGACGCAAGGTGGTTGGCACAAGGGCTACGCTCAATGGTTGGTGAAACATTAGTATCTAGGTTTGTCATTGTGATCCATGCTCACAACACTAATTGTTGATAGT
This genomic stretch from Gossypium raimondii isolate GPD5lz chromosome 6, ASM2569854v1, whole genome shotgun sequence harbors:
- the LOC128041773 gene encoding uncharacterized protein LOC128041773; protein product: MEFDGEIVKFNVYDAISHPSEILSEPELELEPTEKARKLDIQKLKEIRNDAYENARIYKDKTKLFHDKRIAQKHFSVGQKVLLYNSVLKLFSGKLRSRWQGYFIVTKVFTHGAIEIESEESGKRFVVNGQRLKPFYDNFQAHTVKKNYLEPP